CTTAATATCATTTCAGAATTCCATTCCGCATAAGACTTGTGAGAGGGAGGCATATGGTCTATATTTGTGCTATATTTACCCTGTGCTCTATCACGTTTATGCAAAGCCACTCTCTCATTATTGTAGAATACCTCAACTATATCCTGAGTATAGATTATCGTGGTTTTACGACCTTTTAGGCGATAAGGCACGCTGTAATAGTTTTTATCTTCAGGAAGGTAGACATGATAATTTACAGCTACTGTAGACATTGCAAATTTCTTGAACATGTATTTTTCTGCAGGTAGAGGCTTTAGTAACTGTTTTTCGTTTCTTTCAAAATCTTCTCTTCTTGAATGATTTAATCTCTGCATTTTTAGATTATTATGTTTATCTAATAGTTTCTGTATTGCCTCATTCAATTCTGAGAGGCTCAGGAATGTTTGATCTCTAAGAGGAGCAAATATTCTAGTATATACTATGTTCACCGCATTTTCTACGAGTGCTTTATCTTTGGGCTTATAGGGCCTTGCCGGGAAAATAACCGTATCATAATGTCTGGCAAAATCCAAAAGCTCAGGATTGATTTCAGGTTCATACCTATCACTTTTTGTTACCGCAGCTTTTAAGCAATCCGGAACAATCGCATTCACAACCCCTCCAAGATATTGTAAACTATTCTCACAGGCACGAATAAAATCTTCTTTCTTCTGAGAATATACCGCTTCTACATAAGTTAATTGACTCGCACCTAATACAGAAACAAATACTTCAACTTCTCTTTCTTCATTTGTTTTGGGATCTTTTATTTTTAGCTTTTTTCCGGTAAAGTCCACAAACAGTTTATCACCATATTTATGCTCTATATGCATACTGACTTCTTTGCTGTTTTTCCATGTCTGATAGTGATAACAAAACTGGGTATAGCTATAGGGTTCTGAAACTTCTTTTGTATATTCTTCCCACAATATTTGCAGGGTAACTCCAACTCTTTTCAACTGAACAGCATAGTCAGGAAACCTAATGGATAGCTGCTGATACCTTTCTTTTCGGGAAAGATTTCTGGAATCTAATATATCCAGAACCTCACTTTCCTTCATAAGAGAGAGGTCTTTATATGTCATATTTGACTTGCGGAATATTTGGAGATACTCTGATACTACTGGACGAGAAATACTTAAGTTTCGACTAATACTCCGTTTACTCAAACCCAGTTCGTAGAGTCTTACTATTTCAACAATTTTATTCATTTTTATCCTCTGATTCATCAGTCTTTCCCCTCTTAGTTGAAAGACTTTTTCGTTGCGATGATTGAGGAAACTTTTAACCTTTGTCCCGAATTACTTATTTTCCGTGTGGTAAAGTTTCAACC
The Leptospiraceae bacterium genome window above contains:
- a CDS encoding IS21 family transposase, whose amino-acid sequence is MNQRIKMNKIVEIVRLYELGLSKRSISRNLSISRPVVSEYLQIFRKSNMTYKDLSLMKESEVLDILDSRNLSRKERYQQLSIRFPDYAVQLKRVGVTLQILWEEYTKEVSEPYSYTQFCYHYQTWKNSKEVSMHIEHKYGDKLFVDFTGKKLKIKDPKTNEEREVEVFVSVLGASQLTYVEAVYSQKKEDFIRACENSLQYLGGVVNAIVPDCLKAAVTKSDRYEPEINPELLDFARHYDTVIFPARPYKPKDKALVENAVNIVYTRIFAPLRDQTFLSLSELNEAIQKLLDKHNNLKMQRLNHSRREDFERNEKQLLKPLPAEKYMFKKFAMSTVAVNYHVYLPEDKNYYSVPYRLKGRKTTIIYTQDIVEVFYNNERVALHKRDRAQGKYSTNIDHMPPSHKSYAEWNSEMILSRASLLGVSVRELSSNILNTYKYPEQGYKVCIGIINLGKKYGGKRVNRACEIALEYKQIGYRFIKNILLNGMDAYEQENLSSNDIKHENLRGKVYYNKEEY